From the Planctomycetota bacterium genome, the window GTCCCGGGCGCGACGGTCGTCGTGGTCACCGACGATGCCGAGATCGCCGGCGCGATCCGCGCCGCGGGCGGACGCGCCGAGATGACCTCCCCCGACGCGCCGAGCGGCACCGCGCGGATCGTCGAGGCGCTGCCACGACTGCCAGAGGCCGATATCGTCGTCAATCTCCAGGGTGACGAGCCCGAGATCTCCCCCGCCGCCGTCGGCGCCGCGATCGCGCTGCTCGGGCGTTGCCATTCTGCCGGGATGGCGACGCTCGTGACGCCGCTGCGCTCGGCCGCCGATCTGGCGAAGCCGTCGGTCGTCAAGGCGGTGTTGACGCCGTGGCGCGATCCGCCGCCGGCCGGCCTTGTGCCCGGAGCGGCGCTCCCCGACGCCTGGCGCGCGATCACGTTCAGCCGGGCCCCGGTCCCCGCGGCGCGCGACTGGACCGACGACCTGCTGAGCGCGTCGCCGCCGCTCTACTGGCAGCATGTCGGCCTCTATGCC encodes:
- a CDS encoding 3-deoxy-manno-octulosonate cytidylyltransferase; this encodes MPELRTLVVIPARLASQRLPRKMLLADTGLPLVVHTFRAAAAAVPGATVVVVTDDAEIAGAIRAAGGRAEMTSPDAPSGTARIVEALPRLPEADIVVNLQGDEPEISPAAVGAAIALLGRCHSAGMATLVTPLRSAADLAKPSVVKAVLTPWRDPPPAGLVPGAALPDAWRAITFSRAPVPAARDWTDDLLSASPPLYWQHVGLYAYRRAVLEAWDDLPPSRLAGLESLEQLRVVEAGIPIAAAAVDHPTRGIDTAADYAAFVARLQGAA